One window of the Lytechinus pictus isolate F3 Inbred chromosome 5, Lp3.0, whole genome shotgun sequence genome contains the following:
- the LOC129261754 gene encoding ras-like protein family member 12 has translation MTASVSVTIETDADDVMHERRKGTYTKQDIVDNQTVLISIWDTVQEDTESLMRYINWADCLVIVYSITSKQSFQQAKILLQELSDSQKARDAQELPIVLLGNKNEMERYRQVSKLDGSALATQYACNYHEVSSAGDYEDVEHVFHETVREIRREAERHMPLKPLFIEEKSVTATESGSVNANAHGHHGARTKLASPKAPRVVPKRTVSSFKFFNKGFKIFSQ, from the exons agGGCACATACACCAAACAAGATATTGTAGATAACCAGACAGTCCTCATCAGTATATGGGATACAGTCCAAGAG GATACGGAAAGTCTGATGCGATACATCAACTGGGCCGACTGCCTTGTTATTGTCTATAGCATCACCAGCAAACAGAGTTTTCAACAGGCCAAGATTCTACTCCAGGAGCTCTCAGATTCACAGAAAGCCAGGGATGCGCAGGAACTACCAATAGTGTTGCTAGGCAACAAGAACGAGATGGAGAGGTACAG GCAAGTCAGCAAATTGGACGGAAGTGCCCTGGCAACCCAGTACGCCTGCAACTACCACGAAGTCTCGTCTGCTGGCGATTACGAGGATGTCGAACACGTTTTTCACGAGACTGTCCGCGAGATTCGGAGGGAAGCCGAACGACACATGCCTCTGAAACCGCTTTTTATTGAAGAGAAATCGGTTACCGCAACGGAAAGTGGAAGCGTTAACGCTAATGCGCATGGGCACCACGGTGCCAGGACAAAATTGGCGTCGCCCAAGGCGCCAAGGGTTGTGCCGAAAAGGACGGTTTCGAGTTTCAAGTTCTTCAACAAAggattcaaaatattttcgcAATGA